A stretch of the Solanum dulcamara chromosome 6, daSolDulc1.2, whole genome shotgun sequence genome encodes the following:
- the LOC129892046 gene encoding uncharacterized protein LOC129892046 isoform X2 — translation MELLIEPGDPFVPTRPDRASKFRNGECSSHFRVKMAASFRWILQLHKDVPKAARFYSDGLDFSINVCTHRWAELQSGPLKLALMHSSSSGRIKVIGVLDNDANLTQAPLEYLILSWILVGCQTEDHILDQILKL, via the exons ATGGAGTTGTTAATTGAACCAGGCGACCCATTTGTTCCGACCCGACCCGATAGAGCTTCTAAATTCAGAAACGGAGAGTGTTCGTCTCACTTCCGGGTGAAAATGGCGGCATCATTCAGATGGATACTACAGCTACACAAGGATGTACCAAAAGCAGCAAGATTTTACTCAGATGGTTTGGATTTCTCCATTAACGTCTGTACTCATAGATGGGCTGAGCTCCAATCTGGGCCCCTCAAACTTGCTCTCATGCATTCATCAAG CTCTGGCAGGATAAAGGTTATAGGCGTTCTAGATAATGATGCAAACCTCACTCAAGCTCCTTTGGAGTATCTGATATTGAGCTGGATACTCGTGGGCTGTCAGACAGAAGATCATATCTTGGATCAGATTCTTAAGCTGTGA
- the LOC129892046 gene encoding uncharacterized protein LOC129892046 isoform X1 has protein sequence MELLIEPGDPFVPTRPDRASKFRNGECSSHFRVKMAASFRWILQLHKDVPKAARFYSDGLDFSINVCTHRWAELQSGPLKLALMHSSSDIVVQKGYSSLLSFTVDDINNSVTKLLALGAELDGPIKYEIHGKVAALRCVDGHMLGLYQPS, from the exons ATGGAGTTGTTAATTGAACCAGGCGACCCATTTGTTCCGACCCGACCCGATAGAGCTTCTAAATTCAGAAACGGAGAGTGTTCGTCTCACTTCCGGGTGAAAATGGCGGCATCATTCAGATGGATACTACAGCTACACAAGGATGTACCAAAAGCAGCAAGATTTTACTCAGATGGTTTGGATTTCTCCATTAACGTCTGTACTCATAGATGGGCTGAGCTCCAATCTGGGCCCCTCAAACTTGCTCTCATGCATTCATCAAG TGACATTGTTGTGCAGAAAGGATACTCATCCCTCCTGTCCTTTACAGTTGATGATATAAACAACTCGGTGACCAAGCTATTGGCTTTAGGTGCTGAGTTGGATGGCCccataaaatatgaaatccaTGGAAAG GTTGCTGCTTTGAGGTGTGTGGATGGGCATATGTTAGGTCTTTATCAGC